ATCCTTATGCTCAAGTACGTAGCTGAAAAACTTGGGGCTCATGTAACAGTTGACATCGTTTCTCTCCATGATGACTTTGATGAAAACCACTACGACATCGCCTTTTTCGGTGGTGGTCAAGACTTTGAACAGAGCATCATTGCTAGTGATTTACCTGCTAAAAAAGAAAGCATCGATAACTTTATCCAAAATGATGGTGTCGTTCTTGCTATCTGTGGTGGCTTCCAACTATTGGGACAATATTATATAGAGGCTTCCGGAAGACGCATCGAAGGCCTCGGTGTTATGGGACACTACACACTCAACCAAACCAATAACCGCTTTATCGGTGATATTAAAATTCATAATGAAGAATTCGATGAAATCTACTATGGATTTGAGAACCACCAAGGTCGCACCTTCCTCTCAGATGACCAAAAACCACTGGGACAGGTTGTTTACGGAAATGGAAATAACGAAGAGAAAATCGGTGAAGGTGTTCACTATAAAAATGTCTTCGGTTCTTATTTCCACGGACCTATTTTATCCCGCAATGCAAATCTAGCCTACCGCTTGGTCACTACTGCTCTTAAGAAAAAATACGGTCAGGACATCGTTCTACCATCTTACGAGGATATTCTTAGTCAAGAAGTCGCTGAAGAATATAGCGATGTAAAAAGCAAGGCAGAATTCAACTAATCATTAGATTCCAATATGCTTCGGCAATTGGAATTTTTTTATGCTCTTTTCCCCTTCTCCCTTGCATTTTCTACTATTTTTTGCAAAAATAGAGGGGTAGAAAGAAGGTAGCATATGTCTAAATTACAACAAATCCTAACATATCTCGAATCAGAAAAGCTAGACGTCGCTGTCGTATCTGACCCCGTCACAATTAATTACCTCACTGGCTTTTACAGTGATCCACACGAACGTCAAATGTTCCTTTTTGTCCTTGCAGATCAGGAACCGCTTCTCTTTGTTCCAGCACTTGAGGTTGAGCGTGCAACTAGCACTGTTTCTTTCCCAGTCGTTGGTTATGTGGACTCTGAAGACCCTTGGAAAAAAATCCAAAATGCCTTGCCACAATTTGATTTCAAACGTGTAGCAGTTGAGTTTGATAACCTCATCTTGACCAAATATCACGGTTTGAAAACTGTCTTTGAATCTGCTGAGTTTGAAAACTTAACTCCATTGATCCAACGTATGCGTTTGATCAAATCAGCTGACGAAGTGCAAAAGATGATGTTAGCAGGTGTCTATGCAGACAAGTCTGTCAAAGTTGGTTTTGACAACATCTCTCTTGATAATACTGAAACAGATATCATTGCGCAAATCGATTTTGCTATGAAACGCGAAGGTTATGAAATGAGCTTTGACACCATGGTCTTAACAGGTGATAATGCTGCGAATCCGCATGGTATCCCTGGAGCTAACAAGGTTGAAAATAACGCCCTTCTCCTCTTTGACCTTGGTGTGATGGTCAATGGTTATGCATCAGATATGACTCGTACGGTCGCTGTCGGGAAACCAGACCAATTCAAGAAGGATATTTACAACTTGACTCTAGAAGCTCAACAAGCTGCCCTTGACTTTATCAAACCTGGTGTCACAGCCCATGAGGTCGATCGTGCAGCTCGTGAAGTGATCGAAAAAGCTGGCTACGGTGAGTACTTCAACCACCGTCTCGGCCATGGTATCGGTATGGATGTTCACGAATTCCCATCAATCATGGAAGGAAATGACATGGTCATCGAAGAAGGCATGTGCTTCTCAGTTGAACCAGGTATCTACATCCCTGGTAAAGTCGGAGTTCGTATCGAAGACTGCGGTGTTGTCACTAAGGATGGCTTTGATCTCTTTACAAGTACCAGCAAAGATTTGCTTTATTTTGATTAAGCTGAATGATATACAATATAAAAAGGACGAGATATAAAATCTCGTCCTTTTCTGGTATTAACGCTTTGACGCAGTAGCTGTCTGGCTTGAAAGATGCTTTATCAAGCTTTTTCAAACCTAGTCAGCCTTGCGGGGGTGAGACAACGAAATCGAAACTTCGTCTAACGATTTCTATCCCACCGCCTTTTTGATTTGATAATAAATTTTATCCGCTATATATCCTTTTCGTTTCACACCATCTGGAATTGTCTTCCAAAAAGTCATTCCAGCCTTTTCCATAACACGACCAGATGCAGGATTTAGACTTACATAGCAAGCATCAACCTCTTCAAATCCAATCTCATCTAGACAGTATGATAAAACTGCCTTCAAGGCTTCTGTCATGAGTCCTCGTCCCCAGTAGTCCATCCCTAAGATATAACCAATCTCACAGCTAGAGTTTTCTTTATGCACACCTACAAGACTAATATCTCCAATGACATGGTCTGGATTTTCTTTGAGACAAATGGCCCATTTGTAATAATCTGGCTCGTCATAGGATTTAACCCAATTGCCTATAGAATTTCGAGTCTGTTCAACATTCAAGTGTGGATTCCAAGTCACATAAGTTAGATTTTCTGAGCGTGAAGCCCAATTATCAAACATGGCTTGAGCGTCATTTTTTACAAATCTCCTTAATATCAAACGTTCAGTTTCTAAAGGTTGTGTACCTAGTGCTTTCATGATGCTAACTCTCTTTCTATTTTATGGATGGCTTAAAACTTACATTGACCTGTCTCATTCTCCCAATTCAAGTTATAAAGTGAAAAAGGTCCTCCGGACCTTCTTCGCTTTCTCATTTCTAGGCTCAGGGTAAAAACACTATACTCATAAACATTGAGAAAACAACAGTTCCCTCTAATTTCATGACGCAGTCGCTGTCTGGCTTGAAATGCACTTTAGCAAGTTTTTTCAAGCCTAGTCAGCCTTGCGGGGGTGAGACAACGAAATCGAACTCGAACTCTTCGAGTTACCGATTTCTGTCTCACTCCCAAAACGTATCAAACACAGTAATTGGTAGGTGGCGTTTGTGTTGGCCTTTGTACCACCATTTTTCAATGGTTGCTTGGGCTTCTGAGCTTACTTGTTTACCTTCGAGGTAATCATCAATTTCATTGTAAGTGACTCCCAAGGCTACTTCGTCTGCAATGCCTGGTTTTTCTTCTTCCAAATCTGCTGTTGGAACTTTTTCATAGAGGGCTGGATTAGCTCCAAGTTCTTTCAAGAGTTGTTTTCCTTGGCGTTTATTGAGGCGATAGAGTGGGAGAATATCTGCACCACCGTCACCAAACTTGGTAAAGAAACCTGTGATATTTTCCGCAGCATGGTCTGTCCCGATAACAGCTCCACTATGAGCACCTGCAAGGGCATATTGGGCAATCATACGGCTACGAGCCTTGATATTTCCTTTGTTAAAATCGGAAACTACACTTCCTGTTGCTTCGACTGCTACTGTCAAAGCATCAGCAGATTCCTTGATATTCACTACTAAGCTCACATCTGGCTGGATAAAAGCTAGGGCTTTTTGGGCATCTGCTTCATCAGCTTGTACTCCATAAGGCAAACGAACTGCTATAAATTTATAGCTATCATCACCTGTTTCTGCTCGCATTTCTTCCATGGCTAGTTGAGCCAAGCGTCCTGCTAAGGTCGAGTCTTGACCTCCAGAAATGCCTAACACAAACGTTTTTAAGAAGGGATGCTTCTTTAAATATCTTTTTAGAAAGTCGATGGAACGACGAATTTCTTCCTGGGCATCAATAACTGGCTTAACACCTAATTGTTGGATAATGGTCTCTTGCAAACTCATTCTTCTTCTCCTTCGCCTAGAGCTTCCTTACGCATCTTATCAATCAAGTCCATCTTGTCTTGCCAAATATCATGTGCCAAGTCTACTGGATAATGTTGTGGGTTCAGAACACGTTTGTACTCGTCCCAAAGTTTATCAAATTCTTTACGAGCATAGGACTGAATCTCAGGTAGACTCGGTAAATCATAGACCAGCTTACCGTCCTTAAAGATGTCCACCAAGAGAGGAACGGCATCAAAATTACGGACAGTTTTCTTGATGTAAGTATAGGTTGGATGGAACATCTTGATTTCTGTCATACTAGCAACATCTACGCCATCATAAGTAATGTAGTCACCTTCTGACTTCCCTTTTTCACGACTGGTAATGCGCCAAACTTGCTTCTTACCTGGTGTCGAAACCTTCTCAGCATTGCTAGAGAGTTTGATGGTGTTGCGCATCTGACCATTTTCATCTTCAATAGACACAATTTTATAGACTGCGCCAAGAGCAGGTTGGTCATAAGCAGTGATGAGTTTAGTACCTACACCCCAGACGTCAATTTTAGCTTTTTGCATCTTGAGGTTAAGAATGGTATTTTCATCAAGGTCATTGGATGCATAGATCTTAGCATCTGTAAATCCAGCCTCATCCAGTTGTTGACGAACTTTTTTAGAAATATAGGCGATATCTCCAGAGTCAATGCGGACACCAAGAAAATTAATCTTGTCACCAAGTTCACGCGCAACCTGAATCGCTGCTGGAACACCGATGCGAAGAGTATCGTATGTATCTACTAGAAAGACACAGTTTTTGTGCGTTGAGGCGTAAGCCTTGAAAGCCTGATAGTCATTTCCATAAAC
The window above is part of the Streptococcus sp. Marseille-Q6470 genome. Proteins encoded here:
- a CDS encoding GNAT family N-acetyltransferase; translation: MKALGTQPLETERLILRRFVKNDAQAMFDNWASRSENLTYVTWNPHLNVEQTRNSIGNWVKSYDEPDYYKWAICLKENPDHVIGDISLVGVHKENSSCEIGYILGMDYWGRGLMTEALKAVLSYCLDEIGFEEVDACYVSLNPASGRVMEKAGMTFWKTIPDGVKRKGYIADKIYYQIKKAVG
- a CDS encoding type 1 glutamine amidotransferase, with protein sequence MVYTSLSSKDGNYPYQLNIAHLYGNLMNTYGDNGNILMLKYVAEKLGAHVTVDIVSLHDDFDENHYDIAFFGGGQDFEQSIIASDLPAKKESIDNFIQNDGVVLAICGGFQLLGQYYIEASGRRIEGLGVMGHYTLNQTNNRFIGDIKIHNEEFDEIYYGFENHQGRTFLSDDQKPLGQVVYGNGNNEEKIGEGVHYKNVFGSYFHGPILSRNANLAYRLVTTALKKKYGQDIVLPSYEDILSQEVAEEYSDVKSKAEFN
- a CDS encoding Xaa-Pro peptidase family protein, with product MSKLQQILTYLESEKLDVAVVSDPVTINYLTGFYSDPHERQMFLFVLADQEPLLFVPALEVERATSTVSFPVVGYVDSEDPWKKIQNALPQFDFKRVAVEFDNLILTKYHGLKTVFESAEFENLTPLIQRMRLIKSADEVQKMMLAGVYADKSVKVGFDNISLDNTETDIIAQIDFAMKREGYEMSFDTMVLTGDNAANPHGIPGANKVENNALLLFDLGVMVNGYASDMTRTVAVGKPDQFKKDIYNLTLEAQQAALDFIKPGVTAHEVDRAAREVIEKAGYGEYFNHRLGHGIGMDVHEFPSIMEGNDMVIEEGMCFSVEPGIYIPGKVGVRIEDCGVVTKDGFDLFTSTSKDLLYFD
- a CDS encoding nicotinate phosphoribosyltransferase is translated as MYPDDSLTLHTDLYQINMMQVYFDQGIHNKKAVFEVYFRQQPFKNGYAVFAGLERIVNYLENLRFSESDIAYLESLGYHGAFLEYLRNLKMELTVRSAQEGDLVFANEPIVQVEGPLAQCQLVETALLNIVNFQTLIATKAARIRSVIDDEPLMEFGTRRAQEMDAAIWGTRAAVIGGANGTSNVRAGKLFGIPVLGTHAHALVQVYGNDYQAFKAYASTHKNCVFLVDTYDTLRIGVPAAIQVARELGDKINFLGVRIDSGDIAYISKKVRQQLDEAGFTDAKIYASNDLDENTILNLKMQKAKIDVWGVGTKLITAYDQPALGAVYKIVSIEDENGQMRNTIKLSSNAEKVSTPGKKQVWRITSREKGKSEGDYITYDGVDVASMTEIKMFHPTYTYIKKTVRNFDAVPLLVDIFKDGKLVYDLPSLPEIQSYARKEFDKLWDEYKRVLNPQHYPVDLAHDIWQDKMDLIDKMRKEALGEGEEE
- the nadE gene encoding ammonia-dependent NAD(+) synthetase, with amino-acid sequence MSLQETIIQQLGVKPVIDAQEEIRRSIDFLKRYLKKHPFLKTFVLGISGGQDSTLAGRLAQLAMEEMRAETGDDSYKFIAVRLPYGVQADEADAQKALAFIQPDVSLVVNIKESADALTVAVEATGSVVSDFNKGNIKARSRMIAQYALAGAHSGAVIGTDHAAENITGFFTKFGDGGADILPLYRLNKRQGKQLLKELGANPALYEKVPTADLEEEKPGIADEVALGVTYNEIDDYLEGKQVSSEAQATIEKWWYKGQHKRHLPITVFDTFWE